The following are from one region of the Gambusia affinis linkage group LG02, SWU_Gaff_1.0, whole genome shotgun sequence genome:
- the sult5a1 gene encoding sulfotransferase family 5A, member 1, with product MSHRVKDALRQKSCSKGILSITFINILREDMARLDVTEIFHGISFPGHLHTQDSLQHALKFLFQDTDVLIVSYPKSGTTWMQEIVTLISSRGDPHVAQSTPNWTRTPWLEHYYCADLLKSSTSTPRVLTTHLPHDLLGPALQESKARIIYVTRNPKDVLVSFYHFHKMANFLPDAGSFPEFLHNFLEGTLNFGSWFDHVKGWTSQAAALNLLHVTYEEMSTDLHRAINRVSTFLQRPLLEHELNNCVKHCSFSRMKDNKMINYSLIPDEILDNSKGCFMRKGEIGDWKNMFTEEQDRYFDTVFKSKMQDCILTFVWEKPENKELKLKD from the exons ATGTCTCACAGAGTCAAAGACGCACTGAGACAGAAGAGCTGCAGCAAAGGGATCCTGAGCATCacattcataaatatattaaGAGAGGACATGGCCAGGTTGGATGTCACAGAGATTTTTCATGGTATTTCGTTTCCGGGGCACCTGCACACTCAGGATTCCTTACAACACGCTCTCAAGTTTCTGTTCCAAGACACGGATGTCCTCATTGTGTCCTATCCAAAGTCAG GCACTACATGGATGCAAGAAATTGTGACCCTCATATCCAGCAGAGGTGACCCACATGTGGCCCAGAGTACTccaaactggaccagaaccccCTGGTTGGAGCATTACTACTGTGCAGATTTGCTGAAGAGCTCAACCTCAACACCTCGAGTTCTCACTACACACCTGCCCCACGACCTGCTGGGCCCCGCCCTCCAGGAATCCAAGGCCAGG ATCATCTATGTGACCAGAAACCCTAAAGATGTTCTGGTGTCCTTTTATCACTTCCACAAGATGGCCAACTTCCTCCCTGATGCTGGCTCCTTTCCAGAgtttttgcataatttcttGGAGGGAACAT TGAACTTTGGCTCCTGGTTTGACCACGTTAAGGGTTGGACCAGTCAGGCTGCGGCTCTCAACCTGCTGCATGTCACATATGAAGAGATGTCGACG GACCTGCATAGGGCCATAAACAGGGTGAGCACTTTCctgcagcgccctctgctggagcATGAGCTCAATAATTGTGTAAAACACTGCAGCTTCAGCCGCATGAAGGACAACAAGATGATCAACTACAGCCTTATTCCTGATGAGATACTGGATAACAGCAAAGGCTGCTTCATGAGAAAAG GTGAGATTGGTGACTGGAAAAACATGTTCACAGAGGAGCAGGATCGATACTTTGACACTGTGTTCAAGTCCAAGATGCAGGACTGCATTCTGACGTTTGTGTGggaaaaaccagaaaacaagGAATTAAAGTTGAAAGATTGA
- the dpep1 gene encoding dipeptidase 1, which translates to MSPTLMLSSCLALWISCCAVTLAEDSFLTRAQNLMKATPLIDGHNDLPWQLRKHFNNQLNNTDLNNLTTTHTNIPKIRKGQIGAQFWAAYVPCDTQYKDAVRQTLEQIDVIHRMCSEYPETFQFATSSKDIEEAFKLNKVASLIGVEGGHSIDSSLGTLRMMYYLGARYMTLTHSCNTPWADNWLVDTGEDPPENNGLSAFGEKLIAEMNRLGMLIDLAHVPVKVMNQVLDISKAPVIFSHSSAYSICPHKRNVPDDVLDRVNKTGGIVMVNFYNDYVTCSKTANLSDVADHFDHIKKVGGAGIIGFGGDYDGVTRVPEGLEDVSKYPNLVAELLRRGWTDEEVKAALGNNLLRVMREVEKVSDTMSATSPDDSPIPYDDVKNPCRTSYGYTVSGAVRSLSTLTLLLVTTFQAVMTSTD; encoded by the exons ATGTCACCCACATTGATGTTGTCTTCATGTCTGGCTCTGTGGATCAGCTGCTGTGCCGTCACCTTGGCTGAGGACTCATTCTTGACCAGAGCTCAAAACCTGATGAAGGCAACGCCGCTTATTGATGG cCACAATGACCTGCCTTGGCAGCTTCGAAAGCACTTCAACAATCAACTCAACAATACGGATCTCAACAATTTGACTACAACACACACCAACATCCCAAAGATCAGGAAGGGGCAGATCGGTGCACAG TTCTGGGCAGCGTACGTGCCCTGTGACACGCAGTACAAAGACGCTGTCAGACAAACTCTGGAGCAGATAGACGTGATCCACAGGATGTGTTCAGAATACCCAGAAACTTTCCAATTTGCCACCAGCAGCAAAG ATATCGAGGAAGCCTTCAAATTGAATAAGGTGGCCAGCCTGATCGGGGTGGAGGGGGGTCACTCCATCGACAGCAGCCTTGGGACTCTGCGCATGATGTACTATTTGGGTGCCCGCTACATGACGCTCACACACTCGTGCAACACACCCTG GGCGGACAACTGGCTTGTGGACACCGGAGAAGACCCACCTGAGAACAACGGCCTGTCTGCTTTTGGCGAG AAACTGATTGCGGAAATGAACCGTCTGGGGATGCTCATTGACTTGGCTCACGTACCTGTAAAAGTGATGAACCAGGTCCTGGACATTTCCAAAGCCCCTGTTATCTTCAGCCACTCCTCTGCGTACTCCATCTGTCCACACAAGAGGAACGTCCCCGACGACGTCCTCGACAGAGTG AATAAAACTGGAGGAATTGTGATGGTGAACTTTTACAATGACTATGTGACGTGCAGCAAGACGGCTAACCTCTCAGATGTGGCTG ATCACTTTGATCATATAAAGAAGGTGGGCGGCGCAGGTATTATTGGTTTTGGTGGAGATTATGACGGAGTCACCAG GGTTCCTGAGGGTTTGGAGGATGTGTCTAAATATCCCAACCTGGTGGCTGAACTTCTGAGGAGAGGGTGGACGGATGAGGAAGTGAAAGCAGCTCTTGGAAATAACCTCCTCCGGGTCATGAGGGAAGTTGAAAAG GTCAGTGACACGATGTCGGCCACCTCGCCGGATGACAGTCCTATTCCATACGATGATGTGAAGAACCCCTGCAGGACGAGTTATGGCTACACCGTCTCTGGAGCTGTTCGTTCACTCAGCACATTGACCCTTTTGCTCGTTACGACTTTCCAGGCTGTTATGACATCAACAGATTAG